Proteins encoded in a region of the Gammaproteobacteria bacterium genome:
- a CDS encoding NAD(P)/FAD-dependent oxidoreductase: MNQSPTSSYDVVILGAGAAGLFCASTAAKRGRRVLVLEKANRIGKKTLMSGGGRCNFTNQFVEADNFISGNPHFCKSALSTYSQWDFIGMVEQYRIEYEQRKHGQLFCIHSAKDIVSMLQAECERFGVAIRTHCEVKEITCAESDSLRNRYQIEIAQGAGEQKSVQKLCCQSLVIATGGLSVPTLGGSGIGYEIARQFNLEVTERRSGLVPFVFTDAMKPLCERLSGSSLEVEIRCNGRTFTEQLLFTHRGMSGPAVLQISSYWREGDAVEINLLPAFDATAWLLQAKRDKVKTRLKTFLNQKFTKSLAVELQSLWWPQLAEIPLLEFSDKRLRSIGQKINRWLVTPSGTEGYRTAEVTLGGVDTNGISSKTMEAKNQTGLYFIGEVLDVSGHLGGFNFQWAWSSAYVAGQVV; this comes from the coding sequence ATGAATCAATCTCCCACATCCAGCTACGACGTTGTCATCCTCGGTGCAGGTGCTGCCGGTTTATTCTGTGCATCAACGGCAGCCAAACGGGGCCGGCGAGTTCTGGTATTAGAGAAAGCTAACAGGATTGGCAAAAAAACCCTGATGTCTGGTGGAGGCCGATGCAATTTCACCAATCAGTTTGTAGAGGCAGATAATTTTATTTCAGGCAACCCGCACTTTTGCAAATCAGCGTTGAGCACTTACAGTCAATGGGATTTCATTGGCATGGTGGAGCAGTACCGGATTGAGTACGAACAGCGCAAGCATGGCCAGTTGTTCTGTATTCACTCGGCTAAAGATATTGTGTCAATGTTGCAAGCGGAGTGTGAGCGGTTCGGCGTGGCAATCAGAACCCATTGTGAGGTTAAAGAAATCACCTGTGCCGAATCTGACTCTCTCCGCAATCGCTATCAGATTGAAATAGCACAGGGCGCAGGTGAGCAGAAAAGCGTACAAAAGCTATGCTGCCAGTCGCTGGTGATTGCGACTGGCGGGCTGTCTGTGCCGACGCTGGGTGGCAGTGGCATCGGCTATGAGATAGCCAGGCAATTCAACCTCGAAGTGACCGAGCGACGCAGCGGGCTGGTTCCTTTTGTGTTTACTGATGCCATGAAACCCCTGTGCGAGCGCCTGTCTGGCTCTTCCCTCGAAGTAGAGATTCGCTGTAACGGTCGAACCTTTACTGAACAGCTGCTCTTCACCCATCGAGGAATGAGCGGCCCGGCAGTACTGCAGATTTCCAGTTACTGGCGCGAGGGTGATGCAGTGGAAATAAATCTTTTACCTGCTTTCGATGCCACTGCATGGTTGTTACAAGCCAAGCGGGACAAGGTCAAAACCCGGCTCAAAACCTTTCTTAATCAAAAATTCACAAAATCGCTGGCTGTTGAGTTGCAGAGCCTGTGGTGGCCCCAGTTGGCAGAAATACCCTTGCTGGAATTTTCTGATAAACGACTGCGGTCAATCGGGCAGAAAATTAACCGCTGGCTGGTAACACCGTCCGGGACGGAAGGCTATCGAACAGCCGAGGTTACTCTTGGGGGAGTGGATACAAACGGCATCAGCTCCAAGACTATGGAGGCAAAAAATCAAACCGGCCTGTATTTTATCGGCGAGGTTCTGGACGTCAGTGGACACCTGGGCGGGTTCAATTTCCAATGGGCCTGGTCGTCTGCCTATGTGGCCGGACAAGTTGTATAA
- a CDS encoding MBL fold metallo-hydrolase — MKFRPLSCLLLVLAGSLTIPAVAQNSRDFGAEIEAAIRAAKSAAGTEFLGTLNTICLLPASGGENTSNNLPSYVRDPSLIPPRENWYAEPAKVFDNLYFVGGKVHSAWALTTSEGIIIIDTIYPYNSRELIIGGLEKLGLDPEDIRYVIISHAHGDHIGGAQMLQERFNAQVVMGSADWELLERYPNRYATMSPTRRDGRGIVAYDGMDITLGDTTVTLWETPGHTRGTLSYTFTVFDNGEPVTVAYSGGTAFNFVNNTPDPGIQNFQTYIDSQRHIAAQAAAVNASVILSNHSVFDSATSRNRMLAGRGDGPHPYVLGEEWVQRYFQVMEGCARAAQLRLEQQAAGQ; from the coding sequence ATGAAATTTCGCCCCTTGTCCTGCCTGCTGCTGGTCCTGGCCGGCTCACTGACGATCCCTGCTGTGGCCCAGAATTCACGGGATTTCGGCGCCGAGATAGAAGCCGCGATCCGCGCCGCCAAGAGTGCCGCGGGCACCGAGTTTCTGGGTACCCTGAACACGATATGCCTGCTGCCCGCCAGCGGCGGCGAAAACACCAGCAACAATCTGCCCTCCTACGTCAGGGATCCCTCGTTGATACCGCCACGGGAAAACTGGTACGCCGAACCGGCAAAAGTCTTCGACAACCTGTACTTTGTCGGTGGCAAAGTGCACTCGGCATGGGCGCTCACCACCAGCGAAGGCATAATCATTATCGATACCATCTATCCCTACAATTCACGGGAGTTGATCATAGGCGGACTGGAAAAGCTGGGGCTGGATCCGGAAGACATCCGTTATGTCATCATCTCCCATGCCCATGGCGATCACATCGGTGGTGCGCAAATGCTGCAGGAACGCTTCAATGCCCAGGTGGTCATGGGCTCGGCCGACTGGGAACTCTTGGAAAGATACCCGAACCGCTACGCCACCATGTCTCCCACCCGAAGGGACGGGCGCGGCATCGTCGCTTACGACGGCATGGATATCACGCTCGGCGATACAACAGTCACGCTATGGGAAACACCGGGGCACACACGCGGGACCCTGTCATACACGTTCACGGTGTTCGACAACGGCGAACCGGTCACGGTAGCCTACTCAGGCGGCACCGCGTTCAACTTCGTCAACAATACGCCGGACCCTGGGATCCAGAACTTCCAGACCTACATCGATTCACAGCGCCATATCGCCGCGCAGGCGGCCGCAGTCAACGCCTCGGTTATTCTTTCCAACCATTCGGTGTTCGATAGCGCAACCAGCCGCAATCGTATGCTGGCGGGGCGCGGTGACGGGCCACATCCTTATGTACTGGGTGAAGAGTGGGTACAGCGCTATTTCCAGGTCATGGAAGGCTGCGCCAGGGCTGCACAGCTCAGGCTGGAACAACAGGCGGCGGGGCAGTGA
- a CDS encoding molybdopterin oxidoreductase family protein: MTSHTVFGACPHDCPDTCSFVTTVQDGVATKVQGNPAHAHTNGGLCTKVSRYTERVYHPERLLHPLRRIGPKGSGRFEKVGWDDVISEIAGRLQAIVASNGPQAVVPYSYAGTMGLVQGESMASRFFNRLGASLLDRTICATAGGDGLVYTLGAKVGMQVQFYAESRVILLWGSNSIASNLHFWRYAQQAKRNGAKLICIDPRRTETADKCDEHIAIMPGTDGALALAIMHELITHDWLDHDYISRYTVGYDKLARRALEWPPERAATVCGINPEQVRSLAKDYGVTARQGEPVAIRLNYGMQRVRGGGNATRLVACLPALTGAWRQRAGGLLLSSSGTFPVRSAALEMPELRRDPAPRTINMSTIGDDLLRPASPEFGPAIQALIVYNSNPVAVAPQSGRVVEGFARDDLFTVVLEQFQTDTADYADYVLPATTQLEHWDIHRAYGHTDVLLNRPAIAPLGDCKPNTQIFRELAAAMGFTEPCFSDSDEQLARTAYGDLVSFDTLLNKGYTELPIPDAPFAAGGFPTPSGKCEFFSQQLEDEGGEGLPDYLPNYERPGSSASYPLAMISPPARNFLNSTFVNVISLRDIEREPLLEMHAQDAAARGLNDGELVRVFNDRGDYHCRLEISPRARPGVVNGLGIWWRKMNADGRNVNELTSQRLTDLGRAPTFYDCLVEVESLRSD, from the coding sequence ATGACATCACATACCGTTTTTGGCGCCTGCCCACACGACTGTCCTGATACCTGTTCCTTTGTGACCACCGTGCAGGACGGGGTGGCAACAAAGGTCCAGGGCAATCCGGCCCACGCCCATACCAACGGCGGCCTGTGCACCAAGGTGTCCCGTTATACGGAACGGGTCTATCACCCGGAGCGCCTGTTGCATCCGTTGCGGCGTATCGGCCCCAAGGGTTCAGGCCGGTTCGAGAAAGTCGGCTGGGACGATGTAATCAGTGAGATAGCCGGCCGCCTCCAGGCCATCGTCGCCAGCAACGGCCCGCAGGCTGTGGTCCCTTATTCTTATGCCGGCACCATGGGCCTGGTTCAGGGGGAGTCCATGGCCAGTCGCTTCTTCAACCGGCTGGGTGCCTCCCTGCTGGACCGTACTATCTGCGCCACCGCCGGCGGCGATGGCCTGGTCTACACCCTGGGCGCCAAAGTCGGCATGCAGGTGCAGTTCTATGCCGAGTCCAGGGTCATCCTGCTTTGGGGCAGCAACTCCATCGCCAGTAACCTGCATTTCTGGCGTTATGCCCAGCAGGCCAAACGTAACGGTGCCAAACTGATCTGCATCGACCCGCGCCGGACTGAAACCGCCGACAAGTGTGACGAGCACATCGCCATCATGCCTGGCACCGACGGTGCCCTGGCGCTGGCGATCATGCACGAACTGATTACCCACGACTGGCTGGATCACGATTATATCAGCCGTTACACCGTGGGCTACGACAAGCTGGCGCGCCGGGCGCTGGAATGGCCACCGGAGCGTGCCGCGACAGTTTGCGGCATCAATCCCGAACAGGTTCGATCCCTGGCAAAGGACTACGGTGTCACTGCCAGACAGGGCGAACCCGTGGCTATCCGATTGAATTACGGCATGCAAAGAGTCCGCGGCGGCGGCAACGCGACGCGACTGGTGGCCTGCCTGCCAGCACTGACGGGTGCCTGGCGGCAGCGTGCCGGCGGCCTGTTGTTGTCCAGTTCCGGCACCTTCCCGGTCCGCAGTGCCGCGCTGGAAATGCCCGAACTACGCCGCGATCCCGCCCCCCGCACCATCAATATGAGCACCATCGGCGATGACCTGCTGCGTCCCGCCAGCCCGGAATTCGGCCCCGCGATCCAGGCGCTGATCGTGTATAACAGCAATCCCGTGGCCGTCGCGCCGCAGTCCGGCAGGGTGGTTGAAGGTTTCGCCCGCGACGACCTGTTTACCGTGGTGCTGGAGCAGTTCCAGACCGACACTGCCGACTACGCCGATTACGTGCTGCCCGCTACCACCCAACTGGAGCACTGGGATATCCATCGCGCCTACGGCCACACCGACGTTCTGTTGAACCGCCCGGCCATCGCGCCACTGGGCGACTGCAAACCCAACACCCAGATATTCCGGGAACTGGCCGCCGCCATGGGTTTTACGGAGCCGTGTTTCAGCGACAGCGACGAGCAGCTGGCCCGCACCGCCTACGGCGACCTGGTAAGTTTCGACACGCTGCTGAACAAGGGCTACACGGAGCTGCCGATTCCTGATGCACCCTTCGCCGCAGGTGGCTTTCCCACTCCGTCGGGTAAGTGTGAGTTCTTCAGTCAGCAACTGGAGGACGAAGGCGGGGAGGGGCTGCCGGATTACCTGCCCAATTACGAACGCCCGGGCAGCTCCGCCAGTTATCCCCTGGCGATGATCTCGCCACCGGCACGCAACTTCCTCAACTCCACCTTCGTCAACGTCATCAGTCTGCGGGATATCGAGCGGGAACCGCTGCTGGAGATGCACGCACAGGATGCCGCGGCGCGCGGACTGAACGATGGCGAACTGGTGCGGGTATTCAATGACCGTGGTGACTACCATTGCCGGTTGGAAATCTCGCCGCGTGCCCGCCCAGGTGTGGTCAATGGCCTGGGCATCTGGTGGCGCAAAATGAACGCCGACGGCCGCAACGTCAACGAGCTGACCAGTCAGCGCCTGACCGATCTGGGTCGTGCCCCGACTTTCTATGACTGCCTGGTGGAAGTGGAGAGCCTGAGGTCTGATTGA
- a CDS encoding adenylate/guanylate cyclase domain-containing protein produces MSTTESLIIPPLPTIEERFQIEMFLREARAERFACILWVTVIAITYIFLLIDTEIQQNLRRDITWLVVITVPSFMAIFFYIQSGRYHPFVAYVNTILQLTVVSGAIYLDTRAYGAQYALSSMPPIAYGLVIIVTAFRLRPYMGLFAGAMAAAQFIAIYILVGRPASDMSPELLAQVPSLDWEVTIMKVVVLLGLGAAGSYSARSLRNELYNFIATARQEMRLHQSLGRYVSSQIADALRDESQQLLATDKREVAVMFGDIRNFTKFSNSHSAAEVATHVNQFFDRADEAINAEHGVLNKFLGDGFMAIFGLFDSVEDPRIAATRAAFQIIGKTTKELADNDMGVGIAINYGEVIAGEIGSAGRCEYTVLGNTVNISARLEGLNRKLRTQLLVTQDFADALPANFVKTTSYGKHNIRGIPDAIELVELTALIDDADR; encoded by the coding sequence GTGTCAACGACCGAAAGCTTGATAATTCCGCCACTGCCAACCATTGAAGAACGATTTCAAATAGAAATGTTTCTGCGCGAAGCCCGCGCAGAAAGGTTCGCCTGCATCCTGTGGGTGACTGTCATTGCCATCACCTACATTTTCCTGCTGATAGACACGGAAATTCAACAGAATCTGCGGCGCGATATAACATGGCTGGTTGTCATTACAGTTCCCTCGTTTATGGCGATTTTCTTTTATATACAATCCGGTCGCTATCACCCCTTTGTCGCTTATGTTAATACGATTCTGCAACTCACGGTGGTGTCCGGTGCCATCTATCTCGACACGCGTGCATACGGGGCACAATATGCCTTGAGCTCCATGCCGCCAATAGCCTACGGGCTTGTGATTATCGTTACAGCCTTTCGATTGCGCCCGTACATGGGCTTGTTCGCTGGCGCCATGGCGGCGGCGCAATTTATCGCTATTTACATCCTGGTTGGACGACCAGCCAGTGACATGTCCCCCGAGCTATTGGCACAAGTACCCAGCCTGGACTGGGAAGTAACGATAATGAAGGTTGTGGTATTGCTGGGGCTGGGTGCTGCCGGCAGCTATTCCGCGCGCAGTTTGCGGAATGAGTTATACAATTTTATTGCGACCGCCAGACAGGAGATGCGGTTGCATCAGAGCCTGGGGCGTTATGTGTCCAGTCAGATTGCGGACGCCTTGCGCGACGAGAGCCAACAGTTACTCGCTACAGATAAGCGGGAAGTGGCAGTAATGTTCGGAGACATAAGAAATTTTACCAAGTTTTCCAATTCGCACTCAGCAGCTGAAGTAGCAACTCATGTAAATCAGTTTTTTGACCGGGCGGACGAAGCGATCAACGCCGAGCACGGCGTACTGAACAAATTCCTTGGCGACGGTTTCATGGCCATATTCGGTTTGTTCGACAGTGTGGAGGATCCTCGTATTGCAGCCACTCGTGCCGCTTTTCAGATAATTGGAAAAACCACGAAAGAATTGGCGGACAACGACATGGGCGTCGGCATTGCAATCAACTATGGTGAAGTTATCGCTGGCGAAATTGGGTCGGCAGGTCGGTGTGAATACACGGTACTGGGCAACACGGTAAACATTTCCGCTCGGCTTGAGGGGCTTAATCGCAAATTGCGCACGCAATTACTGGTCACGCAGGATTTTGCGGATGCACTGCCGGCAAACTTCGTCAAAACAACTTCGTATGGAAAACATAATATCCGCGGGATACCTGACGCTATAGAGTTAGTCGAATTGACTGCATTGATCGATGATGCCGACAGATAA
- a CDS encoding outer membrane protein transport protein, whose product MRVLLCGLLFGISNIVNATDLWRAGGSADAMGAAGIVGLAPSPLAAVSANPALLTKTRDQNQASLTSIFVDSRFRSRFNESARADRGPGILPEFALSRTLPDSRWSWGAGLLIQSAMRAEFSFVDPSGTLGVSYGRQTHRSEYAVASIRGSVAYAVNDALSVGAAVGIAYNRNQLQAPYIFQTHQVLQGFKVLVDLDADDTAWNSTLGLDYAITSSLHFNLAYSFETRFSADGDVSGNLGQLKLGIQEDFSYDANVRTALPASILAGFTWQATDRLQLGLQHDWINWEDSFIDLPITLTNGTNQDLNAFLGEDFILDTAPLSWHDQHVIHVGGAYALDRNKTIRLGFEQGNRLVPRTTITPMTAAILEKALSVGVNVEFADISVDIAYRLSDSSDVRVTNSGLKAGEYNGTRQSLRLHSFGVSFNF is encoded by the coding sequence ATGCGCGTGCTGCTATGTGGTCTTCTGTTCGGCATTAGCAATATAGTGAATGCAACAGATTTATGGCGAGCTGGAGGTAGTGCCGATGCCATGGGCGCTGCAGGTATTGTAGGTCTTGCCCCAAGTCCATTGGCTGCGGTGTCGGCAAATCCCGCGCTGTTGACAAAAACCAGAGATCAGAACCAGGCCAGTTTGACTTCGATTTTTGTGGATTCCCGTTTTCGAAGTCGTTTCAATGAATCTGCCAGGGCAGATCGTGGGCCGGGAATACTGCCTGAATTTGCATTGTCGCGCACCCTACCGGACTCGCGTTGGTCCTGGGGTGCCGGGTTACTGATTCAGTCTGCCATGCGCGCCGAATTCAGCTTTGTCGACCCGAGCGGGACATTGGGTGTGAGCTATGGTCGGCAAACTCACCGTTCCGAATATGCAGTTGCATCGATCAGGGGGAGTGTGGCCTATGCGGTAAATGATGCCCTGTCTGTCGGTGCGGCCGTGGGCATTGCCTACAATCGCAATCAGTTGCAAGCACCGTACATATTCCAGACCCATCAGGTATTGCAGGGATTCAAGGTTCTGGTCGATCTGGATGCGGACGACACCGCATGGAACTCCACATTGGGACTGGACTATGCAATCACGTCGTCGTTGCATTTCAATCTGGCGTACTCCTTTGAAACACGGTTTTCCGCCGATGGCGATGTCAGTGGTAACCTGGGCCAATTGAAATTGGGAATACAGGAAGATTTTAGCTACGATGCCAATGTCAGAACGGCATTACCGGCGAGCATACTTGCCGGATTTACCTGGCAGGCGACAGATCGTCTGCAATTGGGGTTGCAGCATGACTGGATCAACTGGGAAGACTCTTTCATCGACTTGCCTATTACATTGACCAACGGCACCAACCAGGACCTGAATGCTTTTTTGGGTGAAGACTTTATTCTCGACACTGCCCCGCTGAGTTGGCATGATCAGCACGTGATCCATGTGGGCGGTGCCTACGCACTAGACCGCAACAAAACCATACGCCTGGGCTTTGAGCAAGGTAACCGTCTGGTTCCGCGTACCACTATCACACCGATGACCGCCGCTATTCTTGAGAAGGCACTGAGTGTTGGTGTGAACGTTGAATTCGCGGATATCAGTGTCGATATTGCATACCGACTAAGTGACAGCTCAGATGTGCGCGTGACCAACAGCGGCCTCAAGGCGGGTGAGTACAATGGAACTCGCCAATCCTTGCGTTTACATTCATTTGGGGTGTCGTTCAATTTTTAG
- a CDS encoding cupin-like domain-containing protein: MSDSINNLAEGWGRSPVSFDRTWIDLSQLPTDLKLIDQLLRQMPGSQVFVRVTSPDPSNSDIQRLSLAEVPDLVERLESGEGTIHLQAIQLDEHLGVYADFKRDFIARVAESVPEFDPDLLLSSSVGLFVSTPGAVAPFHADPEHNFLLQVIGNKVMHSFPPMDFETFPSEAREALASDKISMLQTYKPEFEGRAAVLELKVGDFIYHPPMSPHWVKTGPETFSLSYTISLVTQDVDQTLLLHKVNRRLRRFGLNPSQEGAHPFWDSIKSKSAACGRSLRQMIRSD; the protein is encoded by the coding sequence ATGTCCGATTCAATAAATAACCTGGCCGAGGGTTGGGGGAGAAGTCCAGTATCCTTCGATCGGACCTGGATTGATCTTTCCCAATTGCCTACAGATTTAAAACTGATTGATCAATTACTTCGACAGATGCCGGGCAGTCAGGTTTTCGTTCGGGTGACCTCGCCAGACCCCTCAAACTCAGATATCCAGCGACTATCTCTGGCCGAGGTTCCAGACCTGGTCGAAAGGCTTGAGAGTGGGGAAGGCACTATTCACTTACAAGCGATACAGCTAGATGAGCACTTGGGCGTCTACGCTGATTTTAAGCGAGACTTTATAGCAAGAGTGGCAGAAAGTGTCCCTGAGTTTGATCCCGATCTATTATTGAGCAGTAGTGTAGGGCTATTTGTATCAACGCCAGGTGCGGTTGCCCCGTTTCATGCGGATCCTGAGCACAATTTTTTATTGCAGGTCATTGGCAATAAAGTAATGCATAGTTTTCCGCCGATGGACTTTGAAACGTTCCCCAGCGAAGCCAGAGAGGCCCTGGCTTCTGATAAAATATCCATGTTACAGACTTACAAGCCAGAGTTTGAGGGGAGGGCTGCGGTATTGGAACTAAAGGTGGGTGACTTTATTTACCACCCTCCCATGTCACCCCATTGGGTTAAGACCGGCCCAGAAACTTTTTCTTTGTCTTACACGATTTCCCTGGTAACCCAAGACGTAGATCAAACATTGCTATTGCATAAAGTAAACCGCCGTCTGCGCAGATTTGGGTTGAATCCGAGTCAGGAGGGGGCCCATCCTTTTTGGGACTCAATAAAAAGCAAAAGTGCTGCCTGCGGTCGCTCTCTCAGGCAAATGATTCGCTCCGATTGA
- a CDS encoding transposase: protein MHRTRKEGRKYSGMKTHIVVDSRSKRVQSAAATNANAYVSAMLLELLLGEETQVYGDSTYVDKKAVIAECAPRTTGFIQKKGSRRGKLKSAPTTTSNWKYGPRHSTLPRL from the coding sequence ATGCACCGGACTCGCAAGGAAGGCCGGAAGTATTCTGGGATGAAGACCCATATTGTCGTGGACAGCCGCAGCAAGAGGGTTCAATCAGCAGCGGCCACGAACGCCAATGCCTATGTTTCAGCAATGCTTTTAGAGTTGTTGCTTGGTGAAGAAACACAGGTTTATGGAGACTCGACCTATGTCGATAAGAAAGCGGTCATTGCTGAGTGTGCACCGAGGACAACAGGCTTTATACAGAAGAAAGGCAGTCGTCGTGGTAAACTGAAGAGCGCTCCCACAACCACCAGCAATTGGAAGTACGGGCCAAGGCATAGCACTCTTCCCAGATTGTGA
- the asnB gene encoding asparagine synthase (glutamine-hydrolyzing): protein MCGIAGVISGLSYRSGKNSTEHQKIIECVERLSAALQHRGPDGDGLWSSESGEVVFAHRRLAILDLSEAGAQPMIDSESGCAITFNGEIYNFRELRCELESLGEIFKSTSDTEVVLKAYKCWGVDFVSRLRGIFAIAVWDPRSRSVHLVRDHLGVKPLYWTIVRDTQLGSESLLFTSELCPLLESGVVERRLDPAGVASYLSQGFVVGPRTIIEGVNLLAAANMLTITSGAKAGDANNLAFRCYWTPPSHAIRDTSVTELREVLADTVRMQLVSDAPVGVFLSGGIDSGAVAALASEGSRDPIHTFTIGFEEAELDESYFAAQVAAAIGTHHTNIMVSEEDFLRQLPVALSSIDQPTLDGINTFFVSNAARGAGMTVALSGTGGDELFGGYPSFKELPRLLRATSWWPNGALKQFIKGTTGIASSFLWNNLHQSPPQTRWGKIVDVVCATNDLLGLYQVSYSLFTRETQERMASDQVRVAQSSQDFGLPPDVGRAWRARIEGSEHRQAVSLLEMSSFIGERLLRDTDAASMAVALEVRVPLLDHVLWETLAGIDPERRFSPTGKKQLLRDLALCRLDPSLFDRPKSGFVLPINSWARHRLKPEMDLLLTDADLVSSVGLCPEVVQTLWASYLKGKPGLHWSRVWAIYVLLAWCRRYSVVLAT from the coding sequence ATGTGTGGTATTGCCGGTGTCATCTCCGGCCTTTCGTATCGATCAGGCAAGAATTCGACTGAGCATCAGAAGATTATTGAGTGCGTCGAGCGGCTTAGTGCAGCATTGCAGCATCGCGGACCAGACGGAGACGGACTATGGAGTTCTGAATCCGGAGAAGTGGTGTTTGCTCATCGGCGCCTTGCGATCCTCGACTTAAGTGAGGCCGGTGCTCAACCGATGATAGATTCAGAATCCGGTTGTGCAATTACGTTCAACGGCGAGATCTACAATTTCAGGGAACTCCGATGCGAGCTGGAATCACTGGGGGAGATTTTCAAGTCGACGTCGGACACTGAAGTTGTGCTCAAAGCCTACAAGTGTTGGGGCGTTGATTTCGTGTCGAGGCTACGCGGGATATTTGCGATAGCTGTCTGGGATCCGCGATCACGCTCAGTGCATCTTGTACGTGACCATCTCGGAGTCAAACCCCTATACTGGACTATCGTGCGAGATACGCAGTTGGGAAGTGAGTCTCTACTCTTCACTTCGGAATTATGTCCACTGCTCGAAAGCGGCGTCGTTGAGCGCCGGCTCGATCCTGCCGGCGTTGCGTCATACTTGTCTCAAGGGTTCGTAGTGGGGCCCCGTACAATTATCGAAGGAGTGAATCTGTTGGCTGCAGCGAATATGCTGACAATTACGTCAGGGGCGAAAGCTGGTGATGCGAACAACCTTGCATTCCGCTGCTACTGGACTCCACCATCGCATGCAATCCGAGACACCAGCGTAACTGAGTTACGGGAGGTCCTTGCTGACACTGTTCGAATGCAGCTCGTATCTGACGCACCAGTGGGAGTGTTCCTTTCCGGAGGAATCGACTCCGGTGCGGTCGCGGCGTTGGCCAGCGAGGGTTCGCGCGATCCGATCCACACCTTCACGATCGGGTTTGAAGAGGCTGAGCTCGACGAGTCTTACTTTGCGGCGCAGGTGGCTGCGGCGATAGGGACCCACCACACGAATATTATGGTGTCTGAGGAAGACTTTCTGCGACAGCTTCCTGTGGCTCTAAGCTCTATCGACCAGCCTACGCTCGACGGAATTAACACCTTCTTCGTGAGCAATGCGGCTCGGGGTGCAGGAATGACAGTAGCCCTCTCAGGAACGGGCGGCGATGAGCTGTTCGGTGGTTATCCGAGTTTTAAGGAGCTGCCGAGGTTGCTCCGTGCTACTTCGTGGTGGCCCAATGGAGCATTGAAACAGTTCATCAAGGGGACAACAGGCATTGCGAGCAGCTTCTTGTGGAATAATTTGCACCAGAGTCCACCCCAGACTCGGTGGGGCAAGATTGTCGACGTTGTCTGCGCGACCAATGACCTGCTGGGTCTTTACCAGGTTTCTTACTCGCTTTTTACGCGAGAGACGCAGGAGCGGATGGCATCGGACCAGGTTCGGGTGGCACAGAGCAGCCAGGATTTCGGCCTTCCTCCCGATGTGGGGCGCGCATGGCGCGCCCGGATAGAAGGTTCTGAGCATCGTCAGGCTGTCTCGCTGCTAGAGATGTCCAGCTTCATCGGTGAACGCCTGCTGCGCGACACCGACGCAGCAAGCATGGCCGTTGCATTGGAAGTCCGTGTGCCTCTGCTCGATCACGTACTCTGGGAGACTCTTGCGGGCATTGACCCGGAACGACGTTTCTCCCCAACGGGGAAAAAACAGCTGCTCAGGGATCTTGCGCTTTGTCGTCTCGATCCATCGCTTTTTGACAGGCCAAAGTCCGGATTCGTACTACCCATCAATAGCTGGGCCAGACACCGTTTAAAGCCGGAGATGGATCTACTGCTAACGGACGCGGACCTGGTCAGCAGTGTAGGGCTGTGCCCCGAGGTTGTGCAGACTCTGTGGGCATCCTATTTAAAGGGTAAGCCCGGCTTGCACTGGTCTCGAGTCTGGGCAATCTACGTTCTGTTGGCTTGGTGTCGCCGCTACAGTGTGGTACTCGCGACCTGA